The DNA segment GGATTAATGGCCTGGCGCAAACCCGAATTCAGACCGCGATGGTTCATTTTTCTGCCGTTGGGTTGGTTTGCGTGGCAAAGCCTCGCGGCACTTCAAAGTCTCGACCCGGCGCTTTCCTTCGGAGTACTGCCACACTTTTTGGCCTGCTTGGTTGGTTTCTACTTGGGATTGGTTAGCTTGAATCTCCGCGATAAATCCTTCGCTCTATGGCTTCCGCTGACGCTGGCTTTTGGCGTCATGGTCAGCGTAGGGTTTGATCAACACTTCGGCGGCTTGGAAAAAACGCGCGAGTATTTTTGGAAGGAGCTATATCCCAAACTGACCAATGTGCCGCCGGAATACCTGCAAAAAATGCAGAGCAACCGCATTTTTTCGACAGTGTTTTATCCCAACGCCTTCGCCGGCGCGTTGCTGCTCCTGACGCCGCCACTGCTGACTTGGATCTGGCAGGCCAAGCTCCAATTCACCCGCGGCGCGCGCGGTTTGCTGTGCGGCGCGCTCGGCATCGGTAGCGCCGCCTGCCTGTATTGGACCGGCTCGAAAGGCGGCTGGCTGCTCGCATTGTTCGCCGGTTGGATCGCGTTGCTGCACCAAAACTTCTCCAAACAACTCAAGCTGGCGCTGATTGTACTATTGCTCATTGGCGGTGGATTGGGATTTTACTTCAAAAACCGGGAGTATATGCAACGCGGCGCGGCGAGTGTTGTGGCGCGATTTGATTACTGGCGTGCCGCCTGGCAAACCGCATTGGAGCGACCTTGGTTGGGCACCGGCCCGGCAACATTTGCGATCGCCTATCAGAAAGTGAAAAAACCGGAATCTGAAATGGCCCGATTGGCGCACAATGATTATCTCCAACAAGCCTCCGATTCCGGATTTCCCGGGCTGCTGAGTTATCTGATTTTCATTGGCGGAGCAATGGCGCTGACCTATCGCCGGTTGGAGTGGCGCAAAAACCCATTGGCAGCAGGCGTCTGGCTCGGGCTGTTGACCTGGGCACTGCAATCCACATTTGAATTCACTCTCTACGTGCCTTCCCTGGCGTGGATTGCCTTCACTTTGATGGGTTGGCTGTTGACCTTCACCTGGGAAACAAATGGACAAAAGCCGACGTCTGTACCTAACCTGCCCTCGCGATGAAGATTCTCTTTCTTAACGGCCCCAACCTCAACTTGCTGGGCACGCGAGAACCGGAGGTTTATGGCCGGACCACCTTGGCAGACATTGAAGCGCTAGTCCAAGAACAAGCGAAGGCGAGACGAGCAACAGTGGAATTTCGACAGTCGAACCTGGAAGGCGAGCTGGTCGGATGGGTTCAATCGGCCCGGCAGAACTTTCAGGCCATTGTTTTGAACGCAGCGGCTTATACTCATACCAGCATTGCTTTGAGGGATGCCATTTCTGCAATTGGTATTCCGACGATTGAAATCCACCTTTCCAATGTCCACGCACGCGAACAATTTCGCCATAAATCGTTCATCGCCGGCGTTTGCAAAGGACAAATCTCCGGATTTGGAAAATATTCCTACGTTTTAGCACTACTGGCTGCCATTAACCTTATCGAAGCAGAAAACGCAGGTTAGCTCCCACTTCCAGCAGATTATTTTGTATTTTTTGAATTGTCTTTACGCTTGACGGATAGTCGCTCCATCCCTAGCGTGTCCATGTTGTTTAACAGATGAGAAGCAGGATCAAACTTTGGTCTCTGCTTTTTTCGTTCCTGATGCGATTTCTGGAAAAAGAGGAACAAAATACAACTTTAACGATCACAACCTGTGGATCTCAAAGACATTAAGGCCATCATTGATCTGATGAAGAAGAATTCCGTTTCGGAATTCGAGCTGGAAAAACAAGACTTCAAGATTCGCCTAAAGCGCGGAATATCGGGCGGCGTTGCTCCAAGTGAAACCACTGCTCAGCCGGTGCTGGGTTATCCAGCCGCCCCTGCAGCCTTAACCGCTACCGCCGTAACGACCGCTGTTCCGCCCGGGCAAATCGCTGTCTCAAATGATGCCGACATCAAGTCGCCGATGATTGGCACTTTCTATCGCTCTCCTTCCCCGGATGCCGCTCCGTATGTTGACGTCGGTACGGAGGTGAATCCGGAAACGGTCGTCTGCATCATCGAAGCCATGAAAGTCATGAACGAAATCAAGGCCGAGGTTCACGGGGTCATTACCCAGGTCTTGATTGAGAACGCGAAACCAGTGGAATTCGGCCAACCACTATTCAAAATTCGTCCATCTTGAAACCCACCGACTGTCGTGTGCTCCTCGCGCAACTGATCAACTCACATGTTTGAGAAGATTCTTGTAGCCAACCGCGGAGAGATTGCCGTTCGGGTGATCCGTGCGTGCAAAGAGTTGAATATCCGCACGGTGGCGGTTTATTCGGAAGCGGATGCGAATTCGATGCACGTTCAACTCGCGGACGAAGCCATTTGCATCGGAAAGGCCAGTTCCTCGGATAGTTACCTTCGGATTGATCGAATCATCAGCGCGGCGGAAATCGCCGACGTAGATGCCCTTCATCCAGGTTACGGATTTCTTTCCGAGAACGCTCACTTCGCGGATGTTTGCGACAGTTGCAACATCCGCTTTATTGGTCCGGGCTCCCGGGCCATGAACGCCCTGGAAGACAAGGCCATCAGCCGTCAATTAGCCAAAAAGGCAGGCGTGCCAACGCCCCCCGGATCCGATGGTATTGTGGAGAATGAGAAGGACGCTTTGGTCGTCGCAAAAAAAATCGGTTACCCGGTGATGATCAAAGCCGTGGCGGGAGGCGGCGGGCGCGGGATGCGGATTGCGCACAATGACATTTCTCTGATCAAGGGCTATCACACCGCGCGCACAGAAGCGGAAAAAGCGTTCGGCAACTCGGCGGTGTACATCGAGAAATTCATTGAGAATCCTCATCACATCGAATTCCAGATTCTCGGCGACGCCCGTGGAAACATCATCCACCTGGGCGAACGCGATTGCTCGGTTCAACGCCGGAATCAGAAAGTGGTTGAAGAAACCCCTTCTCCATTGATCGAAAACCGGTTCCCCAAGCTCCGCAAGGAAATGGGCAAGGCCGCCATCCGCATCGCCCAGGCGGCGCATTATACCAATGCCGGCACGGTGGAATTCGTCGTGGATGACAAAGGCAATTATTACTTTTTGGAAGTCAACAAACGCATCCAGGTCGAACATCCGATCACCGAAGAAGTCACCGGTGTGGATTTGATCAAACAGCAAATCTGGATCGCGGCTGGAGAACCGTTAAAGCTCTCCCAGAGCAACCTGCAATTTCGCGGTCACGCCATCGAGTGCCGGATCAACGCGGAAGATCCGTTTGATGATTTTCGTCCAAGTCCGGGCCGCATAGAAATGTATTACCAGCCCGGCGGACGCGGCACACGGGTGGACACGCATGTCTATGCCGGCTATTCAATTCCGCCGCATTACGATTCGATGATTGGCAAACTGATCACCTACGGCAAAGACCGCCGCGAGGCCATGGATAAAATGAGTCGCGCCTTGGGTGAGTTTCTTATCAGCGGAATCAAAACGACGATTTCATTCCAACAAGCCATCCTGCAGGACCCCAACTTTCGGCGCGGCGTTTACTCCACCAACTTCGTTGAACAGTTGCTTAGTGGGGCGCGCCGGGAGCTGTTGGAGGAAAAAATCTAAACCTCCAACCGGCTTCGTTCGGCCACCTTGGAGTTTTGGCAAGTTCCACCGGGGGAAGATTTCCGATTGCGCATCCGTTTAATTCCGTCAGGATGACGGGAATGAAATCACTGCCATCACTTCTGCTCGCAAGTCTGTTGACAACACAGGTTGTCGCCCAAACCGGAACAACCTCCACCTCGGTCATCGCTGCCGGAGCGCAACTGGAGAAACTGGCCGGAGACTTCGCCTTCACCGAAGGTCCGACTTGTGATTCCGCGGGCAATCTCTTTTTCACCGATCAACCTAATGACCGCATTCTGAAGTGGAGCGTATCGGGAACCCTATCCACCTTCCTACAACCAGCGGGTCGCGCCAACGGAATGTATTTCGATGCGCACGGCAATTTGATGGCCTGTGCCGACGAAAAGACCGCACTCTGGAGCATCGCGCCGGACCAGACGATCACGGTGATCACCAACGCCTTTCAAAGGAAGGCGTTGAATGGACCAAACGACGTTTGGGTGCGTCGCGATGGATCGCTCTTTTTCACTGATCCGTTTTACAAACGCACCTGGTGGAATTACAACAAACCACCGCAGGGCACGGAACAAGTTTATTTTCTTTCGGCGGATCGTCGTGATTTGCGGCGCGTGACCACGGATCTGGTTCAGCCCAATGGATTGATCGGTACGCCGGACGGCAAAAAATTATTCGTGGCGGATATCCGCGCGAATAAGACCTGGGTGTACGACATTCGGGACGACGGGAGCTTGACGGACAAAACTTTGCGTTGCGACCTAGGCGCTGATGGAATCACATTGGACACCGAAGGGAATCTATATCTTACCGGGCGCAAAGGGGTCACGGTTGTTGATCCAACCGGAAAACAAATTGATTTAATTGTTGTTCCCGAACCTTGGACCGCAAATGTCAGTTTCGGCGGAAGCGATCATCAAACCTTGTTCATCACCGCGAGCAAGGGGCTGTATGCCATCAAGCTGAAGTATAAGGGCGCCAACGCTGCAAAATAATAAGGTCTTCAACGCGATAAAAACCAAAGGCCGGATCGCGTGATCCGGCCTTTTTGAAAGAATGGCGACGACCTACTCTCGCAGAACCTATAGAACTACTACCATCGGCCCGGCAGTGTTTGACGGCCGTGTTCGGAATGGGAACGGGTCGGACCACTGCGGTATGGTCACCATAAAATGTTTAGACTGTTAAAGAACTCCACGGCGGAGGTTCTCTGAAAACTACACACAGGTCATGGGCTACAATTCGTGAGTAAAATCGCAGCTCTCCGGAAGGAGAGTTACGATCAAGCCTCACGACCGATTAGTACTGGTCAACTGAACACCTCGCGATGCTTACATCTCCAGCCTATCAAACGGGTAGTCTGCCCGTGGTCTTTAGGGAGCTTGCGCTCCGGGAAACAATATCTTGGGAGGAGCTTGGCACTTAGATGCTTTCAGCGCTTATCTCTTCCGCACATGGCTACGCAGCGATGCCCCTGATGGAACAACTGCCACACCAGAAGTGCGTCTAACCCGGTCCTCTCGTACTAAGGTTAGAACCCCTCAAGTTTCCTGCGCCCACAGTGGATAAGGACCGAACTGTCTCACGACGTTCTGAACCCAGCTCGCGTACCGCTTTAACCGGCGAACAGCCGGACCCTTGGGACCTTCTCCAGCCCCAGGAAGCGATGAGCCGACATCGAGGTGCCAAACCGCTTCGTCGATATGAACTCTTGGAAGCGATCAGCCTGTTATCCCTAGCGTACCTTTTGTCCGATGAGCGACGGCAATTCCATTTTCCACCGTCGGATCATTTGGGCCTGCTTTCGCACCTGCTCGACTTGTCTGTCTCACAGTTAACCTGGTTTCTAGCCATACCCTCAACGCACGATTGCCAACCGTGCTGAACCAAGCTTCGCGCTCCTCCGTTACTCTTTGGGAGGAAACCGCCCCAGTCAAACTGACCCGCACGCACTGTCCCCCGCCTGGCTTCACAGGAATCGAGGTTAGAATTCTAATTAACTTAGAGTGGTGTTTCACATTGCGACTCCACGAACCCCGAAGGGCTCGCTTCAAAGTCTCCCACCTACGCTACGCAAAATTAATCAAAACCCAATACGAGCTTACAGTAAAGGTGCATAGGGTCTTTCCGTC comes from the Verrucomicrobiia bacterium genome and includes:
- a CDS encoding O-antigen ligase family protein, coding for MALLKFSTPTVMDHFLDLPTNGFEWLVFAWPLRVAYPFMGLAALVGLMAWRKPEFRPRWFIFLPLGWFAWQSLAALQSLDPALSFGVLPHFLACLVGFYLGLVSLNLRDKSFALWLPLTLAFGVMVSVGFDQHFGGLEKTREYFWKELYPKLTNVPPEYLQKMQSNRIFSTVFYPNAFAGALLLLTPPLLTWIWQAKLQFTRGARGLLCGALGIGSAACLYWTGSKGGWLLALFAGWIALLHQNFSKQLKLALIVLLLIGGGLGFYFKNREYMQRGAASVVARFDYWRAAWQTALERPWLGTGPATFAIAYQKVKKPESEMARLAHNDYLQQASDSGFPGLLSYLIFIGGAMALTYRRLEWRKNPLAAGVWLGLLTWALQSTFEFTLYVPSLAWIAFTLMGWLLTFTWETNGQKPTSVPNLPSR
- the aroQ gene encoding type II 3-dehydroquinate dehydratase; amino-acid sequence: MKILFLNGPNLNLLGTREPEVYGRTTLADIEALVQEQAKARRATVEFRQSNLEGELVGWVQSARQNFQAIVLNAAAYTHTSIALRDAISAIGIPTIEIHLSNVHAREQFRHKSFIAGVCKGQISGFGKYSYVLALLAAINLIEAENAG
- the accB gene encoding acetyl-CoA carboxylase biotin carboxyl carrier protein — its product is MDLKDIKAIIDLMKKNSVSEFELEKQDFKIRLKRGISGGVAPSETTAQPVLGYPAAPAALTATAVTTAVPPGQIAVSNDADIKSPMIGTFYRSPSPDAAPYVDVGTEVNPETVVCIIEAMKVMNEIKAEVHGVITQVLIENAKPVEFGQPLFKIRPS
- the accC gene encoding acetyl-CoA carboxylase biotin carboxylase subunit — its product is MFEKILVANRGEIAVRVIRACKELNIRTVAVYSEADANSMHVQLADEAICIGKASSSDSYLRIDRIISAAEIADVDALHPGYGFLSENAHFADVCDSCNIRFIGPGSRAMNALEDKAISRQLAKKAGVPTPPGSDGIVENEKDALVVAKKIGYPVMIKAVAGGGGRGMRIAHNDISLIKGYHTARTEAEKAFGNSAVYIEKFIENPHHIEFQILGDARGNIIHLGERDCSVQRRNQKVVEETPSPLIENRFPKLRKEMGKAAIRIAQAAHYTNAGTVEFVVDDKGNYYFLEVNKRIQVEHPITEEVTGVDLIKQQIWIAAGEPLKLSQSNLQFRGHAIECRINAEDPFDDFRPSPGRIEMYYQPGGRGTRVDTHVYAGYSIPPHYDSMIGKLITYGKDRREAMDKMSRALGEFLISGIKTTISFQQAILQDPNFRRGVYSTNFVEQLLSGARRELLEEKI
- a CDS encoding SMP-30/gluconolactonase/LRE family protein: MKSLPSLLLASLLTTQVVAQTGTTSTSVIAAGAQLEKLAGDFAFTEGPTCDSAGNLFFTDQPNDRILKWSVSGTLSTFLQPAGRANGMYFDAHGNLMACADEKTALWSIAPDQTITVITNAFQRKALNGPNDVWVRRDGSLFFTDPFYKRTWWNYNKPPQGTEQVYFLSADRRDLRRVTTDLVQPNGLIGTPDGKKLFVADIRANKTWVYDIRDDGSLTDKTLRCDLGADGITLDTEGNLYLTGRKGVTVVDPTGKQIDLIVVPEPWTANVSFGGSDHQTLFITASKGLYAIKLKYKGANAAK